The Zingiber officinale cultivar Zhangliang chromosome 9A, Zo_v1.1, whole genome shotgun sequence genome window below encodes:
- the LOC122019174 gene encoding uncharacterized protein LOC122019174: protein MSHSTGSSSSSSSSTSEDEVHVEIDEQAYDSGEELMLLVLQQHQQLMEAYQRRDTRRRRFVQRNREAGHERLVNDYFSITPVYHDEIFRRRFRMRRELFLRIVNALENHSVFFQQRDDAVRRKGLSPLQKCTAVIRQLAYGVPADHLDEYLRMGESTAIRCLFKFCEYVVEIFGDRYLRRSNADDVQRLLQMLDERHDFPGMLGSLDCMHWK, encoded by the coding sequence ATGTCTCATTCTACAGGCAGCTCTAGCTCAAGTTCCAGCTCGACAAGCGAAGACGAAGTCCATGTTGAAATCGATGAGCAAGCTTATGATTCGGGTGAAGAACTGATGTTATTGGTTCTTCAACAACACCAACAACTTATGGAAGCATATCAGAGGAGGGACACGCGCAGAAGAAGGTTCGTCCAAAGAAATCGTGAAGCCGGGCATGAGAGACTCGTCAATGATTATTTCTCTATAACCCCGGTATATCACGATGAAATATTTCGAAGACGATTTCGAATGCGAAGAGAGTTATTCCTCCGCATAGTGAATGCATTAGAGAATCATTCAGTATTTTTTCAACAAAGGGACGATGCTGTACGAAGAAAAGGGTTGTCACCACTACAAAAATGCACCGCTGTGATTCGTCAATTGGCTTACGGAGTCCCCGCCGATCATCTTGACGAGTACCTACGTATGGGTGAATCAACTGCCATCAGGTGCCTTTTCAAGTTCTGCGAATACGTTGTTGAAATATTTGGTGATAGGTACTTGAGAAGGTCAAATGCTGATGATGTTCAACGTCTTCTTCAAATGCTTGATGAGAGACATGACTTTCCTGGCATGTTAGGTAGCCTTGATTGTATGCACtggaaatag
- the LOC122019175 gene encoding glutathione S-transferase T3-like: MSHPYFTPSAVHGYGTPHTTGMSFTPSMLNEPATPTFVPETQLSDRESPIEVVNLEKAVSNAEGTRKRSSWTKVEDEVLARSFVTISDDPIIGNDQKADAFWGRVASYYNENLPLGSNTRSANVIRSHWHNTIQKKVYRFNANYNSIYSSYRSGHSDEDILRFAYEKYLSENNGVAFNLEHVWRIVKDRPMFTPQSADHFVATKKTRTSESEASNTSSNQDVSIDLDYEDTRPIGQKTAKRKGKDKVKSTMEDLTVNYNNIITKFTEYTSVKKSEVDLKQKQLEVEEIKAKAALSKSEAKNRRLKLKEYEILNKDTSQMTKEQLIIHECLCKDIRSRWNI, encoded by the coding sequence ATGAGTCATCCGTATTTCACGCCGTCGGCTGTTCATGGATATGGTACCCCGCACACAACTGGTATGTCTTTCACTCCTTCGATGTTGAATGAACCTGCAACTCCGACTTTTGTCCCGGAGACTCAACTTTCCGATCGTGAATCCCCAATTGAGGTGGTTAATTTAGAAAAGGCAGTTTCAAATGCTGAGGGTACAAGAAAGCGTTCAAGTTGGACAAAGGTTGAAGACGAGGTCTTAGCGAGAAGTTTTGTCACTATCAGTGATGATCCAATAATCGGCAATGATCAAAAGGCGGATGCTTTTTGGGGACGAGTTGCAAGCTACTACAATGAGAATCTTCCCCTAGGTTCAAACACCAGAAGTGCAAATGTTATACGGTCACATTGGcacaatacaatccaaaagaagGTATATCGATTCAACGCAAATTACAATAGTATTTATAGTTCATATCGAAGTGGTCACAGTGATGAAGATATATTGAGGTTTGCGTACGAAAAATATCTATCCGAAAACAATGGTGTTGCATTCAATCTCGAACATGTGTGGAGAATTGTCAAAGACCGTCCAATGTTTACTCCACAGTCCGCTGATCACTTTGTGGCGACAAAGAAGACGAGGACCTCAGAGTCAGAAGCAAGCAACACCTCCTCCAACCAAGATGTGAGTATAGACCTGGATTATGAAGATACTCGTCCAATAGGGCAGAAGAcagcaaaaagaaagggaaaagacaaAGTAAAATCGACCATGGAGGATCTGACAGTAAACTACAACAATATTATCACAAAGTTCACTGAGTACACAAGCGTGAAGAAGTCCGAAGTTGATTTGAAACAAAAACAACTCGAAGTAGAGGAGATTAAGGCAAAAGCTGCATTGTCCAAATCTGAAGCTAAGAATCGTCGCTTGAAGTTGAAGGAGTATGAAATATTGAACAAAGACACCTCGCAGATGACAAAGGAGCagcttatcatacatgaatgCCTATGCAAGGATATTAGGTCGAGATGGAATATCTAA
- the LOC122019176 gene encoding wiskott-Aldrich syndrome protein family member 1-like yields MDDAGEFCYPHDLGQFFRYLQAGGGGSCFWWLPPPGRNGEKLARGKEAAAARGNGATSFLLGSSPAPTPATGRFIPSSPSPACDISTGATHRRSSSSASRRRHHPPPPPHCEASVLLAMLPSEPPRFAGAAAGRPPHYFLSVPRHTTRQLPAPASISPSSRRRFPSLLSPPAVVTVATVFGVRHHCLWYPASPLPVYTVVTASSDNRCRCRHLQQPPSLLPAGAALRRPPSSSSVAHCSPQQPLLPSPVATAAVGSHQPPPHASTAAVFSRYRHLPGSRSLVLFG; encoded by the exons atggacgacgccggAGAGTTCTGCTATCCTCATGATCTAGGTCAGTTTTTCCGTTATCT GCAAGCAGGGGGGGGGGGCTCGTGTTTTTGGTGGCTGCCGCCGCCAGGGAGAAACGGGGAGAAGCTTGCACGCGGAAAGGAGGCTGCCGCCGCCAGAGGAAATGGAGCCACCTCCTTCCTCTTAGGCTCCTCGCCGGCGCCGACGCCGGCCACAGGCCGTTTCATCCCCTCCTCTCCATCTCCCGCTTGTGACATCTCCACTGGAGCAACCCACCGCCGCTCTTCTTCCTCCGCTTCGCGACGCCGTCACCACCCTCCTCCGCCTCCTCACTGCGAAGCCTCTGTTCTCCTCGCGATGTTGCCGTCGGAGCCGCCTCGGTTCGCCGGAGCCGCCGCAGGCCGCCCCCCTCACTACTTTCTCTCTGTTCCTCGCCATACCACGCGCCAACTTCCAGCGCCGGCCAGCATCTCACCCAGCAGCCGCCGACGCTTCCCATCACTGCTGTCGCCCCCGGCAGTTGTCACTGTAGCCACTGTCTTCGGCGTTCGACACCACTGCCTTTGGTATCCAGCTTCGCCACTTCCGGTGTATACCGTCGTCACGGCTTCCAGCGACAACAGATGTCGCTGCCGACATCTCCAGCAGCCGCCATCACTGCTCCCAGCTGGCGCCGCCCTCCGGCGACCACCATCGTCATCCTCCGTCGCTCACTGCAGTCCACAGCAGCCACTGCTGCCTTCCCCCGTGGCCACAGCCGCCGTCGGCAGCCACCAGCCTCCCCCTCACGCGTCTACTGCCGCTGTCTTTAGTAGATATCGTCACCTTCCAGGTAGCCGCAGCTTGGTACTATTTGGGTAA
- the LOC122020120 gene encoding vacuolar-sorting receptor 6-like, translated as MATTQSLPPLIAVFFLSAAVIEFASGRLIVEKQNISVISPKSIKGRYEAAMANFGVPNYGGSLTGVVVYPEKGHTACAAFDGVRFRSKSKRPVILLVDRGRCYFALKAYNGQQAGAAAVIVADNVDEPLLTMDAPGFKLQDIIDRNNNEFIEKINIPSTLVTKEFGDELKAAVAKGGDEEVVIKMDWTESVPNPDRRVEYEFWTNSNDECGERCDEQIEFVRNFRGNAQLLEKGGFARFTPHYITWYCPEPLRQSLQCQAQCINHGRYCSPDPERNIWAGYTGKDILVENLRQICVHRVANETGRPWVWWDYVTDFSIRCSMKEKRYTKHCAERVVTSLGLSLDNVLKCMGNTEDDVENEVLKREQELRLGHGSRGDVAILPTLVINDVQYRGKLERTAVLKAICAGFEESTEPPVCLNPDIETNECLESNGGCWYDLQLNITACKDTFRGRICECPVVNNVQLSGDGYNSCTAVGPGRCAIDSGGCWSGTKDGRTFSACQDRDLNSCKCPSGFRGNGSVCEDVDECKEKLACNCPECSCRNTWGGYDCKCQGNLLYINSQDTCIARSESKFGWSLSFIALALVVSAAVGAYIFYKYRFRSYMDSEIMAIMSQYMPLDNHQKEMTQPLRENTLE; from the exons ATGGCGACAACTCAATCGCTGCCTCCTTTGATCGCCGTCTTCTTCCTGTCAGCGGCGGTGATCGAGTTTGCCTCCGGTCGGCTCATAGTGGAGAAGCAGAATATCAGCGTCATCTCGCCCAAGTCCATCAAGGGCCGCTATGAAGCGGCGATGGCCAACTTCGGCGTGCCCAACTACGGCGGATCGTTGACCGGCGTCGTGGTCTACCCTGAGAAAGGCCACACCGCGTGTGCTGCCTTCGACGGCGTTCGCTTCCGGTCCAAATCGAAGCGGCCAGTGATTCTGCTCGTCGATCGAGGAA GATGCTATTTCGCCTTGAAGGCGTACAACGGCCAGCAAGCCGGCGCGGCGGCGGTGATCGTCGCAGACAACGTCGACGAGCCTCTGTTAACCATGGACGCCCCTGGATTCAAGCTCCAAGACATTATTGACCGAAACAACAACGAGTTCATCGAGAAGATCAACATCCCCTCCACGCTCGTCACCAAGGAGTTCGGCGACGAACTCAAGGCGGCGGTGGCGAAGGGGGGCGACGAGGAGGTCGTAATCAAGATGGACTGGACCGAGTCGGTGCCCAACCCGGACAGGCGAGTCGAGTACGAGTTCTGGACCAACAGCAACGACGAGTGCGGCGAGCGGTGCGACGAGCAGATAGAGTTCGTGAGGAACTTCAGGGGCAACGCGCAGCTGCTGGAGAAGGGAGGGTTCGCCCGGTTCACGCCCCACTACATCACCTGGTACTGCCCAGAGCCTCTGCGGCAGAGCCTGCAGTGCCAGGCGCAGTGCATCAACCACGGCAGGTACTGTTCCCCCGATCCGGAGAGGAACATTTGGGCCGGGTACACCGGGAAGGACATCTTGGTGGAGAACCTGCGCCAGATCTGCGTGCACCGAGTGGCCAACGAGACCGGCCGACCGTGGGTCTGGTGGGATTACGTGACCGATTTCAGCATCAGGTGTTCGATGAAGGAGAAGAGGTACACCAAGCACTGCGCAGAGCGAGTTGTCACCTCTCTTG GTTTGTCGTTGGACAATGTTTTAAAATGTATGGGGAATACTGAAGATGATGTCGAGAATGAAGTTCTAAAGAGGGAGCAAGAACTCAGG CTTGGTCATGGATCTCGTGGAGATGTTGCTATCCTGCCTACCTTGGTTATTAACGACGTCCAATATCGAG GAAAGCTAGAGAGAACAGCAGTGTTGAAGGCAATTTGTGCAGGATTTGAGGAGTCAACTGAGCCTCCTGTTTGCTTAAATCCAG ATATTGAGACAAATGAGTGCCTAGAATCCAATGGTGGTTGTTGGTATGATCTGCAGCTGAACATTACTGCTTGCAAA GATACTTTCAGAGGAAGGATCTGCGAATGCCCTGTAGTAAACAATGTTCAGTTAAGCGGGGATGGTTATAACTCTTGCACAG CTGTGGGTCCAGGGAGATGTGCAATTGACAGCGGAGGTTGCTGGTCAGGCACGAAGGATGGACGAACATTCTCTGCTTGCCAA GATAGAGATTTGAATAGTTGCAAGTGTCCAAGTGGATTTCGCGGCAATGGATCCGTCTGTGAAG ATGTGGATGAATGCAAGGAGAAGCTTGCATGCAACTGCCCCGAGTGCTCTTGCAGGAATACTTGGGGTGGATACGACTGCAAGTGCCAAGGCAACCTTTTGTACATCAACTCTCAGGACACATGCATAG CTAGAAGTGAATCAAAATTTGGATGGTCTCTATCATTCATTGCTCTCGCACTTGTTGTTTCTGCTGCAGTAGGGGCCTATATTTTCTACAAATACAGATTCAGG TCTTACATGGATTCTGAGATCATGGCTATCATGTCGCAGTACATGCCTCTTGACAATCACCAGAAGGAGATGACCCAACCCCTAAGGGAAAATACATTGGAGTAA